A single region of the Streptomyces sp. NBC_01262 genome encodes:
- a CDS encoding sugar ABC transporter substrate-binding protein, whose amino-acid sequence MGLGAGLPAVKRRPLARASTAIAVAAGLALAGACGGGDGGGGGEDSLTVGVLLPGGGASRFGQSDRPLIEKKLKQLCPDCPVTVAATPDPAVQRQQLEAMITKGVDVLILAAIDAEGIHPSVEAAHRAGIPVVAYDRLAQGPISGYVTFDGATVGRLQGEALLKAMGAKADGGQIVMMNGATIDPNAGWYKRGSLSVLQGKVKIGKSYDTVGWRPENAFVNMTGAIAALGGGNIDGVLSANDSLAGAVVSALRAAEVSPLPPITGQDADLAAVRRIVRGDQYMTVYKPFKPEADAAAEMAIALGRGRTVDSIATGTVDSPTTKDIPAVLLPSVSVTVGNIKDTLVKDGMYTIDQICTPNLRSACDKAGLT is encoded by the coding sequence ATGGGTCTCGGCGCCGGCCTTCCGGCCGTGAAGCGTAGGCCGCTCGCCCGTGCGTCCACGGCGATCGCGGTCGCCGCCGGGCTGGCCCTGGCCGGGGCCTGCGGCGGGGGAGACGGTGGCGGAGGCGGCGAGGACAGCCTCACCGTCGGCGTGCTGCTCCCGGGCGGCGGGGCCTCCCGCTTCGGGCAGTCCGACCGGCCCCTGATCGAGAAGAAGCTGAAGCAACTGTGCCCGGACTGTCCGGTGACAGTCGCCGCCACGCCCGACCCCGCGGTCCAGCGGCAGCAGCTCGAAGCCATGATCACCAAGGGTGTGGACGTCCTGATCCTCGCCGCCATCGACGCCGAGGGGATACACCCGTCGGTCGAGGCCGCGCACCGGGCCGGTATCCCGGTCGTCGCCTATGACCGGCTCGCGCAGGGCCCGATCTCCGGTTACGTCACCTTCGACGGCGCGACGGTCGGCAGGCTCCAGGGCGAGGCGCTCCTGAAGGCCATGGGCGCCAAGGCCGATGGCGGCCAGATCGTGATGATGAACGGCGCCACGATCGACCCCAATGCCGGCTGGTACAAGCGCGGATCGCTCTCCGTCCTCCAGGGCAAGGTCAAGATCGGCAAGTCGTACGACACCGTCGGATGGCGGCCGGAGAACGCCTTCGTCAACATGACCGGCGCCATCGCGGCCCTGGGCGGCGGCAACATCGACGGCGTCCTGTCCGCCAACGACAGCCTCGCCGGCGCCGTGGTCTCTGCCCTCCGCGCCGCCGAGGTCAGTCCGCTGCCCCCGATCACCGGCCAGGACGCCGACCTGGCCGCCGTGCGGCGCATCGTCCGGGGCGACCAGTACATGACCGTCTACAAGCCCTTCAAGCCCGAGGCCGACGCCGCCGCCGAGATGGCCATCGCCCTGGGGCGCGGCAGGACGGTCGACTCCATCGCCACCGGCACCGTCGACAGCCCCACCACGAAGGACATCCCGGCGGTCCTGCTCCCGTCGGTGTCGGTGACGGTCGGCAACATCAAGGACACTCTGGTAAAGGATGGTATGTACACCATCGACCAGATATGTACGCCGAATCTCCGGTCCGCCTGCGACAAGGCCGGACTCACCTGA
- a CDS encoding SpoIIE family protein phosphatase, translating into MPHDGRARTGVSELRISGAFGASGAGAADAGPRRPPVAEGAANDRALTFAGAALAAVYVPGSGNGGSEELRLAETAGCGTSEFGLPERLGLSGGSPAAHALRGDRPLWLDGAALASYSEGGPVPPRAEASLAALPLGAEGRRLGCLVVVGASSDGFEVEQRRFLERYADAVGGVLQAGTGRPGASALLGPALRSLRVGSFVLVPDTGLIEADETLLELVGIAPDDFDGEADTLLAHALPEDMHALMSVVEPSTQAFGRRELEFRVRRPTGEMRWLSLSCRVVPSTDGLPEQVLGVVTATSVLRQSADDVSRIQWLTAALDDAATVRDVSRVVVTALREPLGADRVALAELQDDRLLVTVLDPPHPDDWPETWRAEWRSEWPDAPVSALPTLQLALRDGRMDLWPAGTALESGLAGIGAGGLAVLPLPAKGWVAGVCLVGWDKPHEFVPEERSLLTATAALVGQALKRAHAHDAEQELATMLQRSLLPRRLPELPGGIAVARYLPARRGLQVGGDWYDVIALSEHRVALVIGDVQGHSAGAATIMGQMRTAVRAYAVEGHPPDVVVSHANRLLVGMETDLFATCCYAELDMEEGNTLFVRAGHLSPLVRHPDGSTEEVEVEGGLPLGVVAEAEFPMTAVTLAPGTVIALVTDGMVEAADLPLDEGMRRMRVALAAADPADPGRMADELLGGVEPREDDVALLLLRYDGMKTRPIRAGWVVWRLPDAVMHARRFTARTLRGWKIEQVADAALLVVSELVTNALVHTQGAVRVDLMLRGDRIRICVTDSSPRTPAKPVIVDWEATGGRGLFLVEATSESFGSMPVAGGKQVWSEIVVPHMERGGLP; encoded by the coding sequence ATGCCTCATGACGGCCGTGCCCGGACCGGAGTCTCTGAGCTGCGGATATCCGGGGCATTCGGGGCGTCCGGGGCCGGTGCCGCGGACGCCGGTCCGCGGCGGCCTCCGGTTGCGGAGGGTGCGGCGAACGACCGGGCGCTGACGTTCGCGGGAGCGGCGCTGGCGGCGGTGTATGTGCCGGGTTCCGGGAACGGCGGGAGCGAAGAGCTTCGGCTGGCGGAGACGGCCGGGTGCGGGACGTCCGAGTTCGGGCTGCCGGAGCGGTTGGGGCTGTCCGGCGGCTCACCGGCGGCGCACGCATTGCGCGGCGACCGGCCGCTGTGGCTGGACGGGGCGGCGCTCGCCTCGTACTCCGAGGGCGGACCGGTGCCGCCGCGAGCGGAGGCGTCACTCGCGGCGCTGCCGCTGGGGGCGGAGGGCAGGCGGCTGGGCTGCCTGGTCGTCGTGGGGGCTTCGTCGGACGGGTTCGAGGTCGAGCAGCGGCGCTTCCTGGAGCGGTACGCCGACGCGGTGGGCGGCGTGCTCCAGGCCGGGACCGGCCGCCCCGGGGCGTCGGCGCTGCTCGGTCCGGCGCTGCGGAGTCTGCGCGTCGGCTCTTTCGTGCTGGTGCCGGACACCGGCCTGATCGAGGCGGACGAGACCCTGCTGGAGCTGGTCGGCATCGCGCCGGACGACTTCGACGGCGAGGCGGACACCCTGCTGGCGCATGCCCTGCCGGAGGACATGCACGCGCTGATGTCGGTCGTGGAGCCGTCCACGCAGGCGTTCGGGCGGCGGGAGCTGGAATTCCGTGTCCGCCGCCCCACCGGGGAGATGCGCTGGCTGAGCCTGAGCTGCCGGGTGGTGCCGAGCACCGACGGCCTGCCGGAGCAGGTGCTGGGCGTGGTGACGGCGACCTCGGTCCTGCGACAGAGCGCCGACGACGTCTCCAGGATCCAGTGGCTGACCGCCGCACTCGACGACGCCGCCACGGTGCGTGACGTCAGCCGCGTGGTGGTCACCGCGCTGCGGGAGCCGCTGGGCGCCGACCGGGTGGCGCTCGCCGAACTGCAGGACGACCGGCTCTTGGTCACCGTGCTCGACCCGCCTCATCCCGACGACTGGCCGGAGACCTGGCGTGCCGAGTGGCGTTCGGAATGGCCCGACGCGCCGGTCAGCGCCCTGCCCACCCTTCAACTGGCTCTGCGGGACGGACGTATGGATCTGTGGCCCGCCGGCACGGCGCTGGAATCCGGGCTCGCGGGCATCGGCGCCGGAGGCCTGGCGGTCCTGCCGCTCCCGGCCAAGGGCTGGGTCGCCGGGGTGTGCCTGGTCGGCTGGGACAAGCCGCACGAGTTCGTCCCCGAGGAGCGGTCCCTGCTGACCGCCACCGCGGCGCTGGTCGGGCAGGCTCTCAAGCGCGCGCACGCGCACGACGCCGAGCAGGAGCTCGCGACGATGCTCCAGCGCAGCCTGCTGCCCCGGCGCCTGCCCGAGCTGCCCGGGGGGATCGCCGTCGCCCGCTATCTGCCCGCCAGGCGGGGATTGCAGGTGGGCGGCGACTGGTACGACGTCATCGCCCTGTCCGAGCACCGGGTGGCGCTGGTCATCGGGGACGTGCAGGGGCACAGCGCCGGAGCCGCCACGATCATGGGCCAGATGCGCACCGCCGTCAGGGCGTACGCGGTGGAGGGCCACCCGCCCGACGTGGTGGTCTCGCACGCCAACCGGCTCCTCGTCGGCATGGAGACCGATCTGTTCGCCACCTGCTGCTACGCCGAACTGGACATGGAGGAGGGCAACACCCTGTTCGTCCGGGCCGGGCATCTGTCTCCGCTGGTGCGCCATCCCGACGGCAGCACCGAGGAGGTGGAGGTCGAGGGCGGGCTCCCGCTCGGCGTCGTCGCGGAGGCGGAGTTCCCCATGACCGCGGTCACGCTGGCCCCCGGCACGGTGATCGCCCTGGTCACCGACGGCATGGTCGAGGCCGCCGACCTGCCGCTGGACGAGGGCATGCGGCGGATGCGGGTCGCGCTCGCCGCGGCCGATCCGGCGGATCCGGGGCGGATGGCCGACGAACTGCTCGGCGGCGTCGAACCCCGTGAGGACGACGTGGCGCTGTTGCTGCTGCGCTACGACGGCATGAAGACCCGGCCGATTCGGGCCGGCTGGGTGGTGTGGCGGCTGCCGGACGCCGTCATGCACGCCCGCCGTTTCACCGCGCGGACGCTGCGCGGCTGGAAGATCGAACAAGTGGCCGACGCGGCGTTGCTGGTGGTGTCCGAACTGGTCACCAACGCCCTGGTGCACACCCAGGGCGCGGTGCGCGTCGACCTGATGCTCCGCGGGGACCGGATACGGATCTGCGTGACCGACTCCTCGCCGCGCACCCCCGCCAAGCCGGTGATCGTGGACTGGGAGGCGACCGGCGGCCGGGGCCTGTTTCTGGTCGAGGCGACGTCGGAGTCCTTCGGCTCGATGCCGGTGGCCGGCGGCAAGCAGGTGTGGAGCGAGATCGTCGTACCGCACATGGAACGAGGGGGTCTGCCATGA
- a CDS encoding SHOCT domain-containing protein, whose translation MTPGMGLWCVMEDLLLAVLVGLMAIGLSLALWSAMVRVSPRCRALHAQWARAVLRRRYVAGQIGCGEFWHRMSQYPQYPQE comes from the coding sequence GTGACACCCGGCATGGGGCTCTGGTGCGTGATGGAAGATCTTCTTCTCGCCGTCCTCGTCGGGCTGATGGCGATCGGTCTGTCGCTCGCGCTGTGGTCGGCAATGGTGCGCGTGTCGCCACGGTGCCGTGCGTTGCACGCGCAGTGGGCGCGTGCGGTCCTGCGGCGGCGGTACGTGGCCGGGCAGATCGGCTGTGGCGAGTTCTGGCATCGGATGTCGCAGTACCCGCAGTACCCGCAGGAGTGA
- a CDS encoding sugar ABC transporter substrate-binding protein, which produces MRTRTPTWHAIAPLVAVLVAGLMAVSLAACGEDHETGADDFAVGLLLPSRTVPRWEHYDKPLMEKHLKKLCPGCTMDYANAEGDASRQRQQMISMITKGVRVLILDAADTRALRSSIQEAHKAGVPVVAYDRLAEGPISGYVSFDGGQVGRLQGEALLKAMGDRAGGLNLRAENVVMMNGDPTSPNAAWYRKGALSVIAGKVRIARSYDTPGWSTENAHANMSAAIAALGPDGIDGVLAANDAIATGVIAALKSARFGELPPVTGQDAQLDAVRRIVKGEQYMTVYKPFGAEAEAAAAMAVALGRGEELGAVAPTTTDSPTTRHIPTVLLTPSAVMVGNIEQTLVKDGVYTVDQICTRELRSACDEAGLTQ; this is translated from the coding sequence ATGAGGACCCGTACGCCCACGTGGCACGCCATCGCGCCGCTGGTCGCGGTGCTCGTCGCGGGACTCATGGCGGTGTCCCTGGCCGCCTGTGGAGAGGACCACGAGACCGGCGCGGACGACTTCGCCGTGGGCCTGCTGCTGCCGAGCCGCACGGTGCCCCGCTGGGAGCACTACGACAAGCCGCTGATGGAGAAGCACCTGAAGAAGCTGTGTCCCGGCTGCACCATGGACTACGCCAACGCCGAGGGCGACGCGTCGAGGCAGCGGCAGCAGATGATCTCCATGATCACCAAGGGGGTCAGGGTCCTGATCCTCGACGCCGCCGACACCAGGGCGTTGCGCTCCTCCATCCAGGAGGCGCACAAGGCCGGTGTCCCGGTCGTCGCCTATGACCGGCTGGCCGAGGGCCCGATCTCGGGCTACGTCAGTTTCGACGGTGGGCAGGTCGGCAGGCTCCAGGGCGAAGCGCTCCTGAAGGCCATGGGCGACAGGGCGGGCGGGCTGAACCTCCGGGCGGAGAACGTCGTGATGATGAACGGCGATCCGACCAGCCCCAACGCGGCCTGGTACAGGAAGGGCGCCCTGTCGGTCATCGCGGGCAAGGTGAGGATCGCCAGGTCGTACGACACCCCGGGCTGGAGCACGGAGAACGCCCACGCCAACATGTCGGCCGCCATCGCGGCCCTGGGTCCGGACGGGATCGACGGCGTCCTGGCGGCCAACGACGCCATAGCCACCGGCGTCATCGCCGCTCTCAAGAGCGCCCGGTTCGGCGAGCTTCCTCCCGTCACCGGCCAGGACGCCCAGCTCGACGCCGTGCGGCGGATCGTCAAGGGCGAGCAGTACATGACGGTGTACAAACCCTTCGGGGCGGAGGCCGAGGCGGCCGCCGCCATGGCCGTGGCCCTGGGACGCGGTGAGGAACTCGGCGCCGTCGCCCCCACGACGACCGACAGCCCGACCACACGCCACATCCCCACCGTCCTGCTCACCCCGAGCGCGGTGATGGTCGGCAACATCGAGCAGACGCTCGTCAAGGACGGGGTCTACACCGTCGACCAGATCTGCACCCGCGAGCTCCGGTCCGCCTGCGACGAGGCCGGACTCACCCAGTAG
- a CDS encoding RNA polymerase sigma factor has protein sequence MSDNKPPPISGHPPEPKDLSAAVSAAQDGDPEAFQSVFRVLQPGLLRYLYVLVGNEAEDVASETWLHVVRDLDGFRGDADGFRGWLVTVGRNRALDHLRRQRRRPQASGVPMDYLADLPGGDDTTRAALGGFRTGTALGLIATLPRDQAEAVLLRVVMDLDADSAARVLGKRPGAVRMAAQRGLRKLAKLLDRLEAEPESGEKTSPQGVTPSNDSTLKDMR, from the coding sequence GTGAGTGACAACAAACCGCCGCCCATATCGGGGCACCCGCCGGAGCCGAAGGACCTGTCGGCGGCGGTGAGCGCGGCGCAGGACGGGGACCCGGAGGCGTTCCAGTCGGTGTTCCGGGTGCTGCAACCGGGGCTGCTGCGGTATCTCTACGTCCTGGTGGGCAACGAGGCCGAGGACGTGGCCTCCGAGACATGGCTGCACGTGGTCCGCGATCTCGACGGCTTCCGCGGCGACGCGGACGGCTTCCGGGGCTGGCTGGTCACGGTGGGCCGTAACCGGGCCCTGGATCATCTGCGCCGTCAGCGCCGCCGGCCACAGGCGTCCGGGGTGCCCATGGACTACCTGGCCGATCTGCCCGGCGGGGACGACACGACGCGGGCCGCGCTGGGCGGGTTCCGTACGGGTACCGCGCTCGGCCTGATAGCGACCCTGCCACGGGACCAGGCCGAGGCGGTGCTGCTGCGGGTGGTCATGGACCTGGACGCGGACAGCGCGGCCCGGGTGCTCGGCAAGCGTCCCGGGGCCGTACGGATGGCCGCGCAACGGGGCCTGCGCAAGCTCGCGAAGCTGCTGGACCGGTTGGAGGCCGAGCCGGAGTCGGGAGAAAAAACCTCACCCCAAGGTGTGACACCGAGCAACGACTCGACGCTGAAGGACATGAGATGA
- a CDS encoding carbohydrate ABC transporter permease: METDPEDPKNLPAAIRQSLPQAAWWAVCASLAVLFLYPLYVLLSQSLKAPGEAAAAPPTLYPHELSLDSFRSLGGDTGISILTNAGNSLLVSLGATLATVVLSTIAGYGFARLRFPGSNLLFFATLATFMIPFQAIITPLYLLLNNLGLQNSLLGLAAVYTTFQLPFGLFLMRNSFSAIPHSLEEAALIDGCGILTAMVRVVLPVAVPGLITTALLTFFACWNEFFAALILVTDQDKFTLPVSLSVLASGNLGSVNWGILQAGVAVTIAPCVVIYLLLQKYYVGGLLSGAVK; the protein is encoded by the coding sequence GTGGAGACGGACCCCGAGGACCCCAAGAACCTGCCGGCCGCCATCCGCCAGTCGCTGCCCCAGGCCGCCTGGTGGGCCGTCTGCGCCAGCCTGGCCGTGCTGTTCCTGTACCCGCTGTACGTGCTGCTCTCGCAGAGTCTCAAGGCACCGGGCGAGGCCGCCGCCGCGCCGCCGACCCTCTACCCGCACGAACTGTCCCTGGACAGCTTCCGGTCCCTGGGCGGTGACACGGGGATCAGCATCCTGACCAATGCCGGCAACAGCCTGCTCGTCTCGCTGGGCGCCACCCTGGCGACGGTGGTCCTCAGCACCATCGCGGGTTACGGATTCGCCCGCCTGCGCTTCCCCGGCAGCAACCTCCTCTTCTTCGCCACCCTGGCCACCTTCATGATCCCCTTCCAGGCGATCATCACCCCTCTCTACCTGCTCCTCAACAACCTCGGACTCCAGAACTCGCTGCTCGGACTGGCCGCCGTCTACACCACCTTCCAGCTCCCCTTCGGGCTGTTCCTGATGCGCAACTCCTTCTCGGCGATCCCCCACAGCCTGGAGGAAGCCGCACTGATCGACGGCTGCGGAATCCTCACGGCGATGGTCCGGGTCGTCCTGCCGGTCGCCGTACCGGGTCTCATCACCACCGCGCTGCTCACCTTCTTCGCCTGCTGGAACGAGTTCTTCGCAGCGCTGATCCTCGTCACCGACCAGGACAAATTCACCCTCCCGGTCAGCCTCAGCGTCCTCGCCAGCGGCAACCTGGGCAGCGTCAACTGGGGAATCCTCCAAGCCGGCGTCGCGGTGACCATCGCCCCCTGCGTGGTCATCTACCTGCTGCTGCAGAAGTACTACGTCGGCGGACTACTCAGCGGCGCGGTGAAATAA
- a CDS encoding sugar ABC transporter permease gives MAVRGSGPGRDSQAPADDAAPAAGRSRGGRRWYAVPLRAHAAAARRRLHEGDLGPAPVLLALAVTWMIFQGLNDNFLSPRNLSVLSVDIVGTGMVAVGIVFVLLIGEIDLSVGSLAGLSGALFAALNVNLGMPEWLAVIIALISGAAAGGLQGFFFARIGVPAFVVTLAGLLFWNGLMLYLLGPDSSINFSEEGLVAKLTSRYFTAPVATYGLAALGTAAYLLVSFRDRRRRGAAGMPYRPVGEIWARTGLLAVVAFATVYVLGRFEGLPLALLIFLAVIIASDLFLRRTPYGRQILALGGGVEAARRAGVYVAHVRISVFMVSGTLAALGGLFIASRLTSASQVSGSGMLLINAIAAAIIGGTSLFGGRGSTWSALLGVLIIQSIASGMALLGVETPVQFMITGGVLLTAVVFDSLARRAADSRGRS, from the coding sequence ATGGCCGTGAGGGGGAGCGGGCCGGGGAGGGACAGCCAGGCGCCCGCCGACGATGCCGCGCCCGCCGCCGGCCGGAGCCGCGGCGGACGCCGGTGGTACGCCGTACCCCTCAGGGCCCACGCCGCCGCGGCGCGCCGCAGACTGCACGAGGGCGATCTCGGCCCGGCCCCGGTCCTGCTCGCGCTCGCCGTGACCTGGATGATCTTCCAGGGCCTCAACGACAACTTCCTCTCGCCGCGCAACCTGTCCGTCCTCAGCGTGGACATCGTCGGGACCGGCATGGTCGCCGTCGGCATCGTCTTCGTACTGCTGATCGGCGAGATCGACCTGTCCGTTGGCTCCCTCGCCGGCCTGTCGGGCGCCCTGTTCGCGGCGCTGAACGTGAACCTGGGAATGCCGGAATGGCTCGCCGTGATCATCGCGCTGATCAGCGGCGCCGCCGCGGGGGGCCTCCAGGGGTTCTTCTTCGCCAGAATCGGCGTACCCGCGTTCGTCGTCACCCTCGCGGGCCTGTTGTTCTGGAACGGCCTGATGCTCTACCTGCTGGGGCCGGACAGCTCCATCAACTTCAGCGAGGAGGGGCTGGTCGCCAAGCTGACCAGCCGCTACTTCACCGCCCCCGTCGCCACCTACGGCCTGGCGGCGCTCGGCACGGCCGCGTACCTCCTCGTCTCCTTCCGCGACCGGCGGCGCCGCGGCGCCGCCGGGATGCCCTACCGCCCGGTGGGCGAGATCTGGGCCCGCACGGGCCTCCTCGCGGTGGTCGCCTTCGCCACCGTCTACGTCCTGGGCCGCTTCGAGGGCCTGCCGCTGGCGCTCCTGATCTTCCTCGCCGTCATCATCGCCTCGGACCTCTTCCTGCGCCGTACGCCCTACGGCAGGCAGATCCTCGCCCTCGGCGGCGGCGTCGAGGCGGCCCGGCGGGCCGGCGTCTACGTGGCCCACGTACGGATCTCGGTCTTCATGGTGTCGGGGACCCTGGCCGCGCTCGGCGGCCTGTTCATCGCGTCCCGGCTCACCTCCGCGAGCCAGGTCTCGGGCTCCGGCATGCTGCTGATCAACGCCATCGCCGCCGCCATCATCGGCGGCACCAGCCTGTTCGGCGGCCGCGGCTCGACCTGGTCCGCGCTGCTGGGCGTGCTCATCATCCAGTCCATCGCCTCGGGCATGGCACTGCTGGGAGTCGAGACCCCCGTCCAGTTCATGATCACCGGCGGGGTGCTGCTCACGGCGGTCGTCTTCGACTCCCTGGCCCGGCGCGCCGCGGACTCGCGCGGGCGGAGCTGA
- a CDS encoding ATP-binding cassette domain-containing protein has protein sequence MPQPLLALRGVSKRFAAVQALVDVELEIRAGEVVALVGDNAAGKSTLVKVISGVGPADKGVIEWQGGSVQIKRPQDAQVLGIATVYQDLAMCDNLDVVGNLFLGREIHRFGILDEVEMERRTRELLHTLSIRIPDVRVPLATLSGGQRQVVAITRSILGSPRLLLLDEPTASLGVEQTSQLLDLIESLRDRGLGVLLISHNMGDIKAVADRVAVLRLGRNNGLFDVPTTSQEQIISSITGAADNAVAHRASYPEEAWP, from the coding sequence GTGCCTCAGCCCCTGTTGGCCCTGCGCGGCGTCTCCAAACGATTCGCCGCCGTCCAGGCGCTGGTGGACGTGGAGCTGGAGATCAGAGCCGGGGAGGTGGTCGCCCTGGTGGGCGACAACGCCGCCGGCAAGTCCACCCTGGTCAAGGTGATCTCGGGGGTCGGCCCGGCCGACAAGGGCGTCATCGAGTGGCAGGGCGGTTCCGTCCAGATCAAGCGCCCCCAGGATGCCCAGGTCCTGGGGATCGCGACCGTCTACCAGGACCTGGCGATGTGCGACAACCTCGATGTCGTCGGCAATCTCTTCCTCGGCCGGGAAATCCACCGGTTCGGCATCCTCGACGAGGTCGAGATGGAGCGCCGCACCCGCGAGCTGCTGCACACCCTGTCCATCCGCATCCCCGACGTGCGCGTGCCGCTCGCCACCCTGTCCGGCGGCCAGCGGCAGGTCGTCGCGATCACCCGCTCGATCCTCGGCTCGCCCCGGCTGCTCCTGCTCGACGAGCCCACCGCCTCCCTGGGCGTCGAGCAGACCAGTCAGCTCCTCGACCTCATCGAGTCACTGCGCGACCGGGGCCTGGGAGTGCTCCTCATCAGCCACAACATGGGCGACATCAAAGCCGTCGCCGACCGGGTCGCCGTCCTGCGCCTCGGCCGCAACAACGGCCTCTTCGACGTGCCCACCACCTCGCAGGAACAGATCATCTCCTCCATCACGGGCGCGGCGGACAACGCCGTGGCCCACCGCGCGAGCTACCCGGAGGAGGCATGGCCGTGA
- a CDS encoding carbohydrate ABC transporter permease, translating into MSGSGVHRRTLSRAGRRRLAGIAMATPALAMITLFFFVPLVMMLWMSLHNWPLLGEHRFIGLENYRNALHDTEFHTAVVFTVKYTLITTPVLFVLGLGLALLVRQRRRGARFFQAVYFLPVVVGLASGAFLWLFMFQSDIGPAGDLADHLGLGSRTTNWFAGSTSALLVVIGMVTWKVVGLQMLLLLTGLQSIPTDLEEAARIDGASRLQILRYVILPLLRPTLALVLVFSVAGSLLAFDQFYIMTGGGPSNSTITAVYEIYRTSFIKFQLGYGSALSALLMIVLAAVSAVQMLLLRSSDR; encoded by the coding sequence ATGAGCGGCAGTGGAGTCCATCGGCGCACTCTGTCCCGGGCCGGGCGGCGCCGGCTGGCCGGTATCGCGATGGCCACGCCGGCCCTGGCGATGATCACGCTCTTCTTCTTCGTCCCGCTCGTCATGATGCTGTGGATGTCGCTCCACAACTGGCCGCTGCTGGGAGAGCACCGCTTCATCGGCCTGGAGAACTACCGGAACGCCCTGCACGACACCGAGTTCCACACCGCCGTGGTCTTCACGGTCAAATACACGCTCATCACCACACCGGTGCTGTTCGTCCTCGGCCTCGGGCTGGCCCTGCTGGTCCGGCAACGGCGCCGCGGTGCCCGCTTCTTCCAGGCCGTGTACTTCCTGCCGGTCGTGGTCGGCCTCGCCTCTGGAGCCTTTCTGTGGCTCTTCATGTTCCAGTCCGACATCGGTCCGGCCGGTGACCTCGCCGACCATCTCGGCCTCGGCAGCCGTACGACCAACTGGTTCGCCGGATCGACGTCGGCGCTGCTCGTGGTCATCGGCATGGTGACCTGGAAAGTCGTCGGCCTGCAGATGCTTCTGCTGCTGACCGGGCTCCAGTCGATCCCCACCGATCTGGAGGAGGCCGCCAGAATCGACGGCGCGAGCCGCCTGCAGATCCTCCGTTACGTCATCCTGCCGCTGCTGCGCCCGACACTGGCCCTGGTCCTGGTCTTCTCCGTCGCCGGTTCGCTGCTCGCCTTCGACCAGTTCTACATCATGACCGGCGGCGGCCCGTCGAACTCGACGATCACTGCCGTGTACGAGATCTACCGCACGTCCTTCATCAAGTTCCAACTCGGATACGGATCCGCCCTGTCCGCCCTGCTCATGATCGTGCTCGCTGCGGTCAGCGCGGTGCAGATGCTGCTGCTGCGCTCTTCCGACCGCTGA